From one Ignavibacteria bacterium genomic stretch:
- a CDS encoding DNA polymerase, which translates to MLKSIFIDFNAYFASVEQQLQPQLRGKPIAIVPVKALTTFALAASYEAKAYGVTTGTRIGDALVRCPQLILVQARHTEYIRMHHALVDCVNTVIPVKRVMSIDEMVCDLMGGQREPDQARRLANHIKETIHTTVGVALNCSIGIGPNDYLAKTASDMQKPNGLVVIEQHQLPEILYSLNLNDLVGIGKQMLVRLHRHSIYTVEQLFAASEKKLRTVWGGIEGERMYARIRGANVPLAATHKSSISHEHVLEPSLRTVAGASGVIHRLLQKAATRLRSYAMVTAQVTITIKHTTGVKWKKRTHIAPTNDSLHLTQLMSDILGEWTASYTQVPMKVSVELTKLSIADSVPIPLFNTNGPARTKLNESLDHLNSKFGKNTIYVGSAWNGLEGSSTHIAFNHIPQQDDADGTER; encoded by the coding sequence GTGCTAAAGTCAATTTTCATCGATTTTAACGCATACTTTGCGTCGGTAGAGCAGCAGCTTCAGCCGCAGCTGCGGGGCAAGCCCATTGCCATTGTACCGGTAAAGGCGCTAACAACGTTTGCCCTTGCTGCCAGTTACGAAGCCAAGGCATACGGCGTTACAACCGGCACACGCATCGGAGACGCACTTGTCAGATGTCCGCAGCTGATTCTTGTCCAGGCCCGCCACACCGAATACATCAGGATGCACCATGCCCTGGTGGACTGTGTTAATACGGTGATACCGGTAAAACGGGTAATGAGCATTGACGAGATGGTGTGCGACCTGATGGGTGGGCAGCGCGAGCCCGACCAGGCGAGGCGTTTGGCCAATCACATCAAAGAAACGATTCACACTACGGTGGGTGTGGCACTGAACTGCAGTATTGGTATCGGACCAAACGACTACCTGGCAAAAACAGCGTCGGATATGCAAAAGCCCAATGGCCTTGTTGTGATCGAGCAGCACCAGCTACCCGAGATATTGTATTCACTAAACCTCAATGATCTGGTAGGAATCGGAAAACAAATGCTTGTGCGTTTGCACCGACATAGCATTTACACTGTTGAACAGCTGTTTGCCGCCTCCGAAAAAAAGCTGCGCACGGTGTGGGGCGGAATTGAAGGCGAGCGTATGTATGCACGAATCCGCGGTGCCAACGTTCCGCTGGCTGCAACCCACAAAAGCAGTATCTCGCACGAACATGTTTTGGAACCGTCACTTCGCACTGTTGCAGGTGCTTCGGGCGTTATTCACCGGCTCCTGCAAAAGGCAGCTACACGGTTGCGCTCCTACGCAATGGTCACCGCCCAGGTTACAATCACGATTAAACATACTACCGGCGTTAAATGGAAGAAGCGCACGCATATTGCACCAACCAACGATTCGCTGCACCTTACACAACTGATGAGCGATATACTTGGTGAGTGGACTGCCAGTTATACCCAGGTACCGATGAAAGTATCCGTTGAGTTAACAAAACTTAGCATCGCCGATTCGGTTCCAATTCCGCTGTTCAATACCAACGGACCGGCGCGCACCAAACTCAATGAGTCACTCGACCATCTGAACAGCAAGTTCGGGAAGAACACGATCTACGTTGGTTCGGCATGGAATGGTCTGGAGGGCTCATCTACGCATATTGCGTTTAACCATATCCCACAACAGGATGATGCCGACGGCACTGAGCGGTAG